From the genome of Vicinamibacterales bacterium:
CGCGCGTGTCGGTGGTCTCGTCCTCGCGCACGCGGATGACGCCGTCGAGCACTTCCCGGCGGAGCGTGTAGACGCTCTCGCGCTGCTTGTTCATGACGTCGTCGTACTCGAGCAGGTGCTTGCGGACGGCGAAGTTCTGGGCCTCCACCTGCTTCTGCGCCCGCTCGATGGCGCGGGTGACCATCCCGTGCTCGATCGGCACGCCCTCTTCCATGCCGAGGCGCTGCATCAGGCCCGAGATCCGATCGGACCCGAAGATCCGCATCAGGTCGTCTTCGAGCGAGAGATAGAAGCGCGAGCTGCCGGGGTCGCCCTGGCGGCCGGCGCGTCCGCGCAGCTGGTTGTCGATGCGGCGGGCTTCGTGGCGCTCGGTGCCGAGGATGTGGAGACCGCCGACGGCGACGACCTCCTCGTGCTCGTCGTCGCACTGGCGCTTGAAGTGCGAGTAGATTCGCTCCCAGTCGGCGCGCCTCACGCGGAAGTGGTCGCCGTGGGAGAAGTAGACGAACTCGTCGTCGTCCACGAAGCGTTCCTGGCCGCGCTCGAGCTTCTCGACCACCTCCTCGTTGAGGCACTGCTGACGCGCCATGTACTCGGGGTTGCCGCCGAGCAGGATGTCCGTGCCGCGGCCGGCCATGTTGGTGGCGATCGTGACGGCGCCCTTCCGCCCGGCCTGCGCGACGATCTCGGCTTCCTGGGCGTGGTACTTCGCGTTCAGCACGACGTGCTTGATGCCGCGCCGTTTCAGCATCGCCGAGATCTTCTCGGATTTCTCGATGCTGACCGTGCCGACGAGCACCGGCCGTCCGGCCGTCTGCTTCTCGATGATGTCGCTGACGATGGCGTCGTACTTCTCGCCGGCCGTGCGGTAGACGAGATCCGGCTCCTCGATTCGGCGCAGCGGCCGGTTGGTCGGGACGACGGTGACGTCCAGCTTGTAGATCTTGTCGAACTCGGGGGCCTCGGTCTCGGCCGTGCCGGTCATGCCCGAGAGCTTCGTGTACTTGCGGAAGTAGTTCTGGAAGGTGATGGTTGCGAGCGTCTGGTTCTCGCGCTCGATCTTCACGCCTTCCTTGGCTTCCACGGCCTGGTGGAGGCCGTCGCTCCAGCGCCGGCCCGGCATGAGGCGGCCCGTGAACTCGTCGACGATGACGACCTGGCCGTCCTTGATCATGTACTCGACGTCGAGGCGGTAGTGCGTGTGCGCCCGCAGCGCCTGCTGCACGTGGTGCAGCAGGGGCATGTTGACGGGGTCGTACAGGCCCCCGGGCTGCAGACGGTGCGCGAGCAGCTGCTCGGCCTTCGCGATGCCGGCCTCGGTGAGCGTGACGGTCTTGCCCTTCTCGTCGACCGTGTAGTCGCCCGAGGCCTCCATCCGCTCCCGGTCCTCGGTCTTCACCTGGCCCTGGTGCACCAACCCCTTCTTCAGGGACGGGATGATGCGGTCGACCTCGTAGTAGAGGTCCGTGGACTCCTCGGCCGGACCCGAGATGATCAGCGGCGTGCGCGCCTCGTCGATGAGGATGCTGTCCACCTCGTCGACGATCGCGAAATGGTGGGGCCGTTGCACCATGCGCGACAGCTCGAACTTCATGTTGTCGCGCAGGTAGTCGAAGCCGAACTCGTTGTTGGTGCCGTAGGTGATGTCGCAGGCGTAGGCGGCCTGCCGCTGTTCGTCGTTCAGGTCGTGCTGGATGACGCCGACGGTGAGTCCGAGGAAGCGGTAGATGCGGCCCATCCACTCGGCGTCGCGGCGGGCCAGGTAGTCGTTCACGGTGACGACGTGGACGCCCTTCCCCGACAGCGCGTTGAGATAGGCGGGGAGGGTCGCCATGAGGGTCTTGCCCTCGCCCGTCTTCATCTCGCCGATCCGGCCCTGGTGCAGCACCATGCCGCCGATGAGCTGCACATCGTAGTGCCGCATGTGCAGCACGCGGCGCCCTGCCTCGCGGACGAGGGCGAAGGCCTCGGGCAGGAGGTCGTCCTCGGTCGCGCCGCCGGAGAGCCGCTGCCTCAACTCGGCGGTCTTCGCGCGCAGGCCCTCGTCCGAGAGGGCCTGCATCGCCGGCTCGAGTTCGCCGATGCGCACCACGGCCGGGCGCAGGCGTTTCAGATCACGGTCGTTCTGGGAGCCGAAGACCTTGGCGAGTAGGTGTGCGACCATGCAGGGCCGACGTGAGCCGGCAGATTCAAACGATCTTAGCGGGGGTGTTCAGGAGCGTCAAGGAACGGCGGGCGGCGCTGGTGCGCGCGAGCCGGGACGGGCGCGCCCGCGCGATCAGTCGGCGGACGTCCGGCCGTTCCGCAGCAGGAACTGCAGCGGGTTCAGCAGCCGGTCGTTCACGCGCACTTCGTAGTGGAGGTGCGGAGCCGTGGCACGGCCCGTCGAGCCCACGGTGCCGAGCCGCTGGCCGCGCTTGACCACGGTGCCCACCGCCACCTCGATCTTGTCGAGGTGGCCGTAGCGCGATTCGAGACCGAAGCCGTGGTCGATCCGCACGAGATTGCCGTAGGCGCTCGCGCGGCCCGCGTGCACCACGGTGCCGTCGGCGGTGGCGTAGACGGGGGAACCGCGGTCAGCCGAGATGTCCAGCCCGGGATGGAAGTCCGGCCCGCCCGTGAACGGGTCGCGCCGGTTGCCCATGGTGGAGGTGAGCCAGCCGGCCGCCGGCCAGATCGACGGCGTGGCGGCCGCGAGCTTGTTGCGCTGCTCGACGCGCGACTCCACCGTCTGGAGCCGGCTCTCGAGGCCCTGGAGCAGGTCGCGCAGGAGGCCGAAGGTGTCCTCCGGGGAGTTCAGGCTCGGCAGGAGCGCCAGCGCGGCCGAGTCGGCCTCGCCGCCGCCGCCCATCGCCCGCGCTTTCACGATGCCGGGCAGGCGGTCCATGGCGCTACGGAGCGCCGGGTCCAGCGCGGCGCGGCCGCCGAGATCGTCGAGGGCGGTCTGCAGGCTCTGAATCTGGCCGGTGAGGGCCTCGGTCGTGTCGTGGTAGTTCGCCAACTCGAGTTCGAGCGTGGCGTGGGAGGCATAGAGATCGGCGACATCCGCCTTGGCCTTCCAGGCGGCGCCCATGCCGATGAGGATGGGGAGGGTCACCACGGTGGTGATGACCGTCAGCGCTGGCCGCAGGCCGACGGTGAAACGGCGGATCACGCCGGTCCGGCGGTCGGCGAGCAGAATCGTGTAGCGCGTGGACGGCATCCGCGTGGCGGTGGTGGACGTGAACCCGGCGTCCACTCCGCGGACGCAACCCGCGAAGCATATCACGCGGTCGAGCCGGCAAGCCTGGGAAATGCCGGAAGGGCGAATACGCGGCGAAGACGCGGGCGTCATGGGCTGGCGGGCCTCGCCCGGAACTGCAGCGCTTCCAGCACGTGCGGCGTCTCCACCCGGTCGGACGCGTCGAGATCGGCGATGGTCCTCGCGACGCGCAGCGCGCGGTGGACGGCGCGGCCGCTGAGCCCGAGCCGCCGGGCGGCGGCCGAGAGGCGACGGGTCGGGTCGGCGCCCAGCTGCGTCACGTCGGCGAGCGCGCTCGGCGGAAGGCGGGCGTTCAGCGTGGCGCCCGTGTGCGGCGTCCGGGCGAGCTGCCGGGCCCTGGCTTCCACGACCCTGGCGCGGACGGCGGCCGACGGCTCCCCGGGCGTGGATGCCTCCATCAGGGCATCGGCGGCGACGGGCGCCAGCTCGATGGTCAGGTCGAGCCTGTCGCGCAGCGGGCCCGAGACGCGGTCGTGATACCGGGTCACGGCGGCGGGGCTGCACCGGCAGGGCAGGGTCGGATGGCCTGCCGCACCGCACGGGCAGGGATTCATGGCGGCCACCAGCGCGAAGGACGCCGGGAAGGTGACGGTCCCGGATGCGCGGGCGATCCGCACGACGCCTTCCTCGAGCGGCTGGCGGAGCGCCTCCAGCGCCCGGCGCCCGAATTCCGGCAGCTCGTCGAGGAACAGGACGCCGTGATGGGCCAGGGTGATCTCGCCGGGGCGCGGCACGCTGCCGCCGCCCACGAGCGCGGCCTCGGAGGCGGTGTGGTGGGGGGCGCGGAACGGCCGGGCCGCGAGGAGGCCCGAGCCTTCGGCCAGCAGCCCTGCCACGGAGTGGACGGCGGTGACGTCCAGCGCCTCCTCGAACCCCAGGGGAGGCAGGAGCCCTGGCAACCGGCGCGCGAGCATCGTCTTGCCCGCCCCCGGTGGCCCCACGAACAAGAGATGGTGGCCGCCGGCCGCCGCCACCTCGAGGGCGCGGCGCGCCGTGGCCTGTCCTCGGACGTCCGCGAGGTCTCCGTCGGCGGCGTCCCGTCGCGGCGCGGCCGACGAGGGGATCGCGGCGGGCCAGTCGGCGTCGGGCCGCTGCAGGCAGCCGACGGCATCCGCGAGGGAGCGGATCGGAACGACGCGCAGCGCCTCGACGACGGCGGCCTCACCGGCGTTGCCCTGCGGCACGAAGAGCGCGTCCACGCCCTGCCGGCGGAGGCCGATGGCGACCGGGAGGATCCCGCGCGTCGGCAGCACCGCACCGTCCAGCGACAGCTCCCCGACGATGGCCACGCGGTGCGGCGCCTGCCGGGGCACGACGCCAGCCGCGGCCAGGATCGCCACCGCGATCGGCAGGTCGAACGAGGCGCCGGCCTTGCGGACGTCGGCGGGGGCCAGGTTCACGGTGATGCGGTGAGCGGGGAAGTCGAACCCGGAGTTCCGGATGGCGGCCCGCACCCGGTCGCGGCTCTCACGGACGCTCGCATCGGGCAGGCCCACCATCGCGAACACGGGCAGCCCGAACGAGACGTCCACCTCCACCGAGACCGCGAGCGCGTCGAGGCCGCGGAGCGCGGCGCTCCTGACGTGGGCCAGCATGCCGTGGCCGGAAACAAACGCGGTGCCAGGCGGCGACCGCGGCCCGCGGGCCGACAGGCGGCGCCAGGGCGAGTCGCCGCGCCATCACGTGCGTACCGGAAACGGCGGAGAGTGCGAAGGAACTGCGACGGGTCGGCTACTGGCCGTTGGCCTGGCGGCCCGTCCTGATCGTCAGCCGATCGCCGATGCCGAGCGCCGAGCCCTTGAGGCCGTTCCAGGCCCGGAGGTCCTCGATGCTGACGCCGTGCCGGCGTGCGATGGCAAAGAGCGTGTCGCCCTTGCGGACGCGATAGACGATCGTCTCGAGGGCGGCGGCGTTGGCGGCCGCGACCGCCGCGTCCTCCCCGCCCGTGGCCCGGCGCGCGAGGAGCGCGGCGGACGGCGCACGGGGCACCACGAGCCGCTGGCCCACGGCCACGCGAGCGGTCGCGCGGAGGTAGTTGGCTTCGGCCAGGTCGTTGCGCGACACGCGGAGGCGCCGCGCGATCGACAGGAGCGACTCCCCCTTCCGGACGGTATACCACTGCAGCGACGCCGAGTCGTCCGGCGAGGTCGACTCGTACCCTTCGATGACGGACGCCATCGTGCCGAGTGGGACCCGAATCTGGTACTCGTCGTCCCTCAGCGGCGTCGTCCAGCGGCGCAGCTCCGGGTTGAGCGCGCGGATGTCCTCGGCCGACGTGCCCGCCCACTCCGCGATCCGCCGCAGGTCCACCGGCCTCGAGAAGGTCACGATGTCGCTCATGAAGGGCGTGACCGCCGGAATCTCGAACCCGTAGCGGGTCGGGTTCCTGGCGATGATGGTGGCCGCCAGGATCATGGGGACGTAGTCGCGCGTCTCGCGCGGGAGCAGCCGGGCTTTGGCCGACAATGCCCAGAAGTCCGCGTCGCCCCCGGACCGCTTGATGGCCCGCTGCATCCGTCCCGGGCCGCCGTTGTAGGAGGCGAGGGCCAGGTGCCAGTCCCCGAAGATCCTGTAGAGCGTCTTCAGGTACTTGGCCGCCGCGCGCGTGGCCTTCTCGGGATCCGCGCGCTCGTCGATGTACCAGTCGTGCTGGAGGCCGTTCTCCCGGCCCGTGCCGCGCATGAACTGCCACACGCCGCGGGCACTGGCGCGCGACACCGCGGTGGGCTTGAAGGCGCTTTCGACGAGCGGCACGAAGGCGAGATCGAGGGGCAGGCCTTCCTCGCGGAACACCGTGAGGATCATGGGCAGGTAGGGCGCGCCCCGGCTCAGCCCTTCGGACAGGAACGACCTGAGGCGGCCCTGGAAGAGCTCCACGAACCGGAGCACCCGATCGTTCAGGGGGATGGGGATGTCGTGGGTCGTGTTGGCCAGATCGACCTCGACCACCGTCGCCACTTCGGGCGCCGGGGCGGCCTCGGCTTCGGCCGTCGGCAGCGAGAGCAGCGTGTCGATGGACGCGGGCTCGGAGGCCGTCTCCGTGAACCCGTCGCCGCTGGAGAGCGCCGTCAGTTCCAGCGCGCTGATGCGATCGATGAGGTCGTCCACGGCCGCCGAGAGCCGGCTGTCGCTGCGCGCGCCGCCCGGGAAGGTCAGGAGCGTGTCGACGGCGCGATCGAACGCCAGCCGCGCATCGGTGAGGTGGCCCTGGCCCGCCGCTGCCCGTCCCGCGTCGAACGCCGACTCGGCGGACGCAATGGCATCAGCCACGGGGTCCCGGGGAGGTGGGAGTGGGGTCGCGTCGGCGACGGCCGCAGGAGGCGCCGTCGGCGTCGTCATCACGACGGGCGCCTTCGAGGCGCACGCGACGGACCCGACGAGCAGGAAGAAGCCCAGGACCCGCATGCGGTTCGGACCGTCTGACGCTAGCACGGGCTGCCCGGTCGGTCAAACCGCCGACGGCGGGCATTCGACCTGAAGTGCGAGCCGTCCTGCGAGGTCAGCGGGACGCCTCGTCGAGCCACTGCACGGCGTCGAGTGCGGCGGCCAGATCACGCGCGGCCGGCGTCACGATGGTCCGCGGCCCGGCGACGAGACGGCGGCCGTCGCGCGCCGCGCGCCTCACGTCGTCCTCGCAGATGAAGGCTTCGGGCGGTGCGGCCGGAGTCGCGGCGGCGATGGGCGCCGCCGGCGCGGCGACGCCCGTGACGCGCGCCACGTGGCGCCGCATCTGCTCGACGGGGATTCCGGCCGGCGATCGCACCGATGACGCCGGCGCCGTCGCGACGCGCGGCGACGTGCGCGGGCGCAGTTCGTACGCGAGGCGCTTGATGTTCAGCAGGTGCCGCGGCGTGATGTTGTCGGACGTGATGTTGCCGCCCAGGCCGCCGCAACCCAGTGTGAGCGCGGGCGCCAGGCCCGTGGTCAGCCCGATGGAGCCATGGGTCGTCGGCGTGTTCACGCAGATCCTGAACGCGGGCTTCCTGAGGCCGAACTCCAGGATGACGCGCTCGTTCTGCGAGTGGATCGACATCGTGTGGCCCAGCCCGCCGTACTGCAGGATCTGGGTGGCGCGTTCGCAGCCTTGGCGCCAGTCGTCGACCTCGTAGTAGGACAGCACGGGACACAGCTTCTCGATTGAGAGCGGGTGGTCCCGGCCCACGCCCTCGAGCGGGGCGACGAGGGCGCGCGTACCGGGCGGCACCTGGAGCCCGGCCGCTGCCGCGATGCGCTCGGCCGACTTGCCGACGAGGTCGGGGTTCGGCAGGCGCGCGGGCGTGATCAGGACCGCGGCCACGCGCGCCGCCTCGGCCCTCGACAGGAAGTGCCCGCCGCCCTTGGCGAGGGCCTCCCGAAGCGCGGGGGCGATGGCGCGATCGGCCACCACGGAGTTGGGCGACGAGCAGAGCACGCCGTTGTCGAAACACTTGCCCGTCAGGATGTCGTCGGCGGCCTTGCCGATGTCGGCCGTCGACTCGACGTAGCACGGCGCGTTGCCGGGGCCCACTCCGTACGCCGGCTTGCCGGCCGAGTAGGCGGCCCGTACGAGTCCCAGTCCGCCGGTGGCCAGGATGACCGCGACCTCGCGGGCACGCATCAGCGCCTGCGTACCGTGCAGCGTCACCGTGTGCAGCCACCCCAGGGCGCCGTCGGGCAGGCCCGCGTCGCGGCCGGCCGCCTCCATGAGCGCGATCGTCCGGGTGATGGACCGTGCGGCCGACGGATGGGGACTGACCACCACCGCACAGCGGGCCTTGATCGCGATGAGCGCCTTGTAGATGGCCGTGGAGGTGGGGTTGGTGGAGGGCACGATGGCCGCGACGACGCCGAACGGCTCCGCGATCTCGACGATCCGGCGGGTCTCGTCCCTGGCGACGACGCCCACCGTGCGCATCGGGCGGATGTAGTCGTGCACGTCGCGGGCGGCGAACAGGTTCTTCGCCACCTTGTCCGCGACCACGCCGTACCCCGTCTCCTCGACCGCGAGGCGGGCCAGCGGCTCGGCCTCGGCGGCGGCCGCGGCCGCCATCCGGTCGACGGCGGCGTCGATCTGGGCCTGGGACAGCTCCGCGAGGAGGCGTTGGGCGGCGCGGGCGCGCCGGGCCGCCGCCAGGGCTTCGGTGGCGGCCGCGAGGTCGCGTTCGGAGGGCGGGGCGGGGCTCGGGGCCGGCGGGCTGGACGCCACCGCGGCTACCCCTTGGTGAGGAGGCGGTCCACCTCGGCGTGCGGGCGGGGAATCACGTGGACCGAGACCAGCTCGCCCACCCGGCGGGCGGCCGCCGCGCCGGCGTCGGTCGCCGCCTTCACGGCGCCGACGTCGCCCCTGACCATCACGGTGACGTAGGCCGCGCCGATGTACTCGGTTCCGACGAGGGCCACGTTGGCGGCCTTGACCATCGCGTCGGCCGCCTCGACCGAGCCGATGAAGCCGCGGGTTTCGATCATGCCGAGGGCGCCGAGTCCGGAATCCATGCGGGTGCGGTGGGAAGTGGCCGTACGGCGCGGCACTGTACCACAAACGGGGCCGCGGTCCTGTGGCGCCGCCGCATGGGAGGCGCTATCATGTTTGTTCACAAGGTTATGTACAGCTTCCAGCCGATTCGAGCAGGCCTCGTCGTCGTTCTCACGGCCGGGCTGGCCGCAGTGGCGTGCGGCCGTTCCGAAGACACCGCCCCGGCGCAGGGCACCATCGCCGTCACGCTGTCGAGGTCGCGCGTGGCCCTCGGGAGCCCCGTCGAGATCACCTACACCTTCGTCGTCGCCCCCAGCGCCACCAGCCTGGGTGCCAGGAAGGTGTTCGTGCACTTCCTGGACGCCGACGGCGAGCAGATGTGGACCGACGACCACGATCCGCCGACGCCGACCGCCGAGTGGAAGCCGGGCCAGACCGTCGAATACACACGGACGGTGTTCGCCCCGATCTACCCCTACGTCGGCCCCGCGAAGATCGTCGCGGGCCTCTACGACCCGTCGACGCAGGAGCGCGTCCGGCTGGTCGGCACCGACGTGGGCGGCCGCGCCTACGACGTGGCGCAGCTCGAGCTCCTGCCGCAGGTCGAGAACGTCTTCCTCATTTTCAAGGACGGGTGGCACTCGGTCGAGTCCGCCGCCGAGAACTCGATGGCGGAATGGCAGTGGACGAAGAAGGAAGCCACGATCGACTTCCGCAATCCCCGCCGCGATTCGACCCTGTACTTCCAGGCCGACAATCCAGGGAAGGCGGCGACGGCCGCCACGAAGGTGGACATCCTGCTCGGCGACCAGGTGCTGGCCACCGTTCCGCTGGGGCCCACCGAGGGCCCCGTCCACAAGATTCCGCTGCCGGCGTCGGTCCTGGGCGACGGGGACATGGTGGAGCTGAGGCTCGTGGTGGACCAGACGTTCGTCCCGGCCCTGGAGCCCGGCGCGCAGTCCAATGATCCACGGGAGCTCGGCGCCCGCGTCTTCCACGCCTTCGTCCAGCCCCAGGGATCCTGACGACTCTCCGCATGGAGTTCCGCTGCAGGCTCGGCACGCCCACGGGGCAGGTCATCGAGGGCATCTACGTCGCCCCGAGCGAGGCTCACCTGCGCCGCGAGCTCGAGGACAAGGGCCTGCACGTCCTGTCCCTCAAGCCGCGCGGCGGCGTGCGGGGGTTCCCGGTCGGCCGCCGCACCATCCGGCGGGACGAGTTCCTGATCTTCAACCAGGAGCTGGCGACGCTGCTCAAGGCGGGCCTGCCACTGGTCCAGTCGCTCGACATCCTGCGGCAGCGTCTGACCAACCCGGTGTTCAAGGCGGTGCTCGACGACATCTATGACCAGGTGCGCGGCGGCGCCGCGCTGTCGGACGCCTTCGCCGCGCACGGCGAGCTGTTCCCGGGGGTGTACACGGCGTCGCTCGTGGCCGGCGAACGGAGCGGCTCGCTCGACCAGGTGCTGCGCCGGTTCGTCGCCTACTCGAAGGTCATCGACACGGTGCGCCGGAAGACCTATTCCGCGATGCTGTATCCGGCCATCCTCACGGTCCTGGCCGTCGCCCTCGTGGCCATCATCGTCATCAAGGTCGTGCCGGCCTTCTCCGGCTTCTACGCCAGCTTCGATCGCGATCTGCCGCTCATCACCCAGATCATCGTCGCGGTGTCGGACACCGTGCGCGCCAACCTGCTCCTGCTGGCGGCGGTCGGGGCGGGCGGCGTGGCCCTGTTCCTGGGGTGGGTGCGCCAGCCGGGGCAGCGGGCGCACTTCGACCGCGTCGTCTTGAAGCTGCCCTTCGTGGGGCCGATCGTCCACAAGTTCGCCACCTCGCAGATCGCGCGGACGCTGGCGGCCCTCGTCGGCGGCGGCATCCCCCTCGTGAACGCGCTCGACACGGCCGCCACGTCCACCGGCAACCGCTACCTCGGCGACGAACTGCGGCTGGTCGCCGGCAAGGTCCGTGAGGGGCGCGGGTTCGCCGCCACGCTGCTGGAGCGCAACGTGATGCCGGACGTGGCCATCAAGATGATCGAGGTCGGCGAGTCCACCGGCGCGCTGCAGGAGATGCTGTCCTCGCTCGCCGACTTCTACGACGAGGACGTGGAGACCGAGGTGAGCCGCTTCGTCACCCTGGTGGAGCCGATGATGCTGGTCTTCATGGGCGTCGTCATCGCCGGCGTCGTGCTGGCCCTGTACATGCCCATCTTCCAACTGTCCACCGTCGTGGGCCAGTAGCGTACCGCCATGGCCATCGCCCAGCCCGACGATCACTTCGAGCACGACGAGGCATTCGACGAGGACGACGCCTCCGCGT
Proteins encoded in this window:
- a CDS encoding BMC domain-containing protein, yielding MDSGLGALGMIETRGFIGSVEAADAMVKAANVALVGTEYIGAAYVTVMVRGDVGAVKAATDAGAAAARRVGELVSVHVIPRPHAEVDRLLTKG
- a CDS encoding aldehyde dehydrogenase family protein, coding for MASSPPAPSPAPPSERDLAAATEALAAARRARAAQRLLAELSQAQIDAAVDRMAAAAAAEAEPLARLAVEETGYGVVADKVAKNLFAARDVHDYIRPMRTVGVVARDETRRIVEIAEPFGVVAAIVPSTNPTSTAIYKALIAIKARCAVVVSPHPSAARSITRTIALMEAAGRDAGLPDGALGWLHTVTLHGTQALMRAREVAVILATGGLGLVRAAYSAGKPAYGVGPGNAPCYVESTADIGKAADDILTGKCFDNGVLCSSPNSVVADRAIAPALREALAKGGGHFLSRAEAARVAAVLITPARLPNPDLVGKSAERIAAAAGLQVPPGTRALVAPLEGVGRDHPLSIEKLCPVLSYYEVDDWRQGCERATQILQYGGLGHTMSIHSQNERVILEFGLRKPAFRICVNTPTTHGSIGLTTGLAPALTLGCGGLGGNITSDNITPRHLLNIKRLAYELRPRTSPRVATAPASSVRSPAGIPVEQMRRHVARVTGVAAPAAPIAAATPAAPPEAFICEDDVRRAARDGRRLVAGPRTIVTPAARDLAAALDAVQWLDEASR
- a CDS encoding LysM peptidoglycan-binding domain-containing protein, with the protein product MRVLGFFLLVGSVACASKAPVVMTTPTAPPAAVADATPLPPPRDPVADAIASAESAFDAGRAAAGQGHLTDARLAFDRAVDTLLTFPGGARSDSRLSAAVDDLIDRISALELTALSSGDGFTETASEPASIDTLLSLPTAEAEAAPAPEVATVVEVDLANTTHDIPIPLNDRVLRFVELFQGRLRSFLSEGLSRGAPYLPMILTVFREEGLPLDLAFVPLVESAFKPTAVSRASARGVWQFMRGTGRENGLQHDWYIDERADPEKATRAAAKYLKTLYRIFGDWHLALASYNGGPGRMQRAIKRSGGDADFWALSAKARLLPRETRDYVPMILAATIIARNPTRYGFEIPAVTPFMSDIVTFSRPVDLRRIAEWAGTSAEDIRALNPELRRWTTPLRDDEYQIRVPLGTMASVIEGYESTSPDDSASLQWYTVRKGESLLSIARRLRVSRNDLAEANYLRATARVAVGQRLVVPRAPSAALLARRATGGEDAAVAAANAAALETIVYRVRKGDTLFAIARRHGVSIEDLRAWNGLKGSALGIGDRLTIRTGRQANGQ
- a CDS encoding type II secretion system F family protein, whose product is MEFRCRLGTPTGQVIEGIYVAPSEAHLRRELEDKGLHVLSLKPRGGVRGFPVGRRTIRRDEFLIFNQELATLLKAGLPLVQSLDILRQRLTNPVFKAVLDDIYDQVRGGAALSDAFAAHGELFPGVYTASLVAGERSGSLDQVLRRFVAYSKVIDTVRRKTYSAMLYPAILTVLAVALVAIIVIKVVPAFSGFYASFDRDLPLITQIIVAVSDTVRANLLLLAAVGAGGVALFLGWVRQPGQRAHFDRVVLKLPFVGPIVHKFATSQIARTLAALVGGGIPLVNALDTAATSTGNRYLGDELRLVAGKVREGRGFAATLLERNVMPDVAIKMIEVGESTGALQEMLSSLADFYDEDVETEVSRFVTLVEPMMLVFMGVVIAGVVLALYMPIFQLSTVVGQ
- the secA gene encoding preprotein translocase subunit SecA, which translates into the protein MVAHLLAKVFGSQNDRDLKRLRPAVVRIGELEPAMQALSDEGLRAKTAELRQRLSGGATEDDLLPEAFALVREAGRRVLHMRHYDVQLIGGMVLHQGRIGEMKTGEGKTLMATLPAYLNALSGKGVHVVTVNDYLARRDAEWMGRIYRFLGLTVGVIQHDLNDEQRQAAYACDITYGTNNEFGFDYLRDNMKFELSRMVQRPHHFAIVDEVDSILIDEARTPLIISGPAEESTDLYYEVDRIIPSLKKGLVHQGQVKTEDRERMEASGDYTVDEKGKTVTLTEAGIAKAEQLLAHRLQPGGLYDPVNMPLLHHVQQALRAHTHYRLDVEYMIKDGQVVIVDEFTGRLMPGRRWSDGLHQAVEAKEGVKIERENQTLATITFQNYFRKYTKLSGMTGTAETEAPEFDKIYKLDVTVVPTNRPLRRIEEPDLVYRTAGEKYDAIVSDIIEKQTAGRPVLVGTVSIEKSEKISAMLKRRGIKHVVLNAKYHAQEAEIVAQAGRKGAVTIATNMAGRGTDILLGGNPEYMARQQCLNEEVVEKLERGQERFVDDDEFVYFSHGDHFRVRRADWERIYSHFKRQCDDEHEEVVAVGGLHILGTERHEARRIDNQLRGRAGRQGDPGSSRFYLSLEDDLMRIFGSDRISGLMQRLGMEEGVPIEHGMVTRAIERAQKQVEAQNFAVRKHLLEYDDVMNKQRESVYTLRREVLDGVIRVREDETTDTRGYLMATAEDLVDDKVELYCPKEGDHSTWDLEALRREMTELFALDDRDYAAIPFDGRPAEIRDALSATVVSRYEDKERVIPTDIMRRVERDLMLQIVDSQWKDHLYSLDHLKDGISLRSYGQRDPLVEYKKESYQLFQDMRSRIEAEMVRYLWWLRPVEGGPEAQAPPVPRPAPRRATPLTYSSPSDRPASGFPPPQASPAAADGGGTPARQPARVGGDDAPVTTVRRDEPKIGRNDPCWCGSGKKYKKCHGAN
- a CDS encoding YifB family Mg chelatase-like AAA ATPase → MLAHVRSAALRGLDALAVSVEVDVSFGLPVFAMVGLPDASVRESRDRVRAAIRNSGFDFPAHRITVNLAPADVRKAGASFDLPIAVAILAAAGVVPRQAPHRVAIVGELSLDGAVLPTRGILPVAIGLRRQGVDALFVPQGNAGEAAVVEALRVVPIRSLADAVGCLQRPDADWPAAIPSSAAPRRDAADGDLADVRGQATARRALEVAAAGGHHLLFVGPPGAGKTMLARRLPGLLPPLGFEEALDVTAVHSVAGLLAEGSGLLAARPFRAPHHTASEAALVGGGSVPRPGEITLAHHGVLFLDELPEFGRRALEALRQPLEEGVVRIARASGTVTFPASFALVAAMNPCPCGAAGHPTLPCRCSPAAVTRYHDRVSGPLRDRLDLTIELAPVAADALMEASTPGEPSAAVRARVVEARARQLARTPHTGATLNARLPPSALADVTQLGADPTRRLSAAARRLGLSGRAVHRALRVARTIADLDASDRVETPHVLEALQFRARPASP
- a CDS encoding M23 family metallopeptidase, coding for MDAGFTSTTATRMPSTRYTILLADRRTGVIRRFTVGLRPALTVITTVVTLPILIGMGAAWKAKADVADLYASHATLELELANYHDTTEALTGQIQSLQTALDDLGGRAALDPALRSAMDRLPGIVKARAMGGGGEADSAALALLPSLNSPEDTFGLLRDLLQGLESRLQTVESRVEQRNKLAAATPSIWPAAGWLTSTMGNRRDPFTGGPDFHPGLDISADRGSPVYATADGTVVHAGRASAYGNLVRIDHGFGLESRYGHLDKIEVAVGTVVKRGQRLGTVGSTGRATAPHLHYEVRVNDRLLNPLQFLLRNGRTSAD